In the genome of Podarcis raffonei isolate rPodRaf1 chromosome 17, rPodRaf1.pri, whole genome shotgun sequence, one region contains:
- the LOC128405285 gene encoding uncharacterized protein LOC128405285 isoform X5, whose translation MELLLGLSALFQLFLSSSTTFCSIRHPWTNWDKSPSPEEREALEAPWLVNIFGNGKRCQGVVLSSWWILTAANCFLLMQPSNVEFTGAHGRFSTKTVSQFISHRGFSSWDAPPNNDLGLILLGQPVDLRKPDIWPACVIRKEKPYDTQEECRIIERRHDGSFRWSVKEIIVHTLVTSECAKQWPDIGKSWNLCVSREASNDTNCMVSVGSPVICRDPGSGHWEVMGVVSQSLHDCTAPILASQILSHLKWLSQEGALGPQLKDSKTTNGELSSPAITPLYALSETEGELSSTAGESVTFPTGIVFTSTAQTTTQVPQASITPPIVEQESEASEAVGPVEPSEVALTSNPPLLDSTFTNELPSPEATKPLTVIPTTSVHSTSSLNRLQSVVTIVAADNHVNFTTTTTIQKTSTTTQSLPNITTPHVTLTTTRHSSFLSSSTTGQTSTMARETSSVVSSTLEHLSSATSTIALKSTTMQKSSTTTGQSSTTTGQLSTTTGHSPTTTGQSSTTAGQSSTTTGHSSTTTGHSPTTTGQSSTTAGQSSTTTRQSSTTAGQSSTTTGQSSTTSSTTNQISVTSTIHSTEMSAVVPPHIIIIPATTSQPQTPPSTAVASIPDTYINQGAPVHIVVARPQFPKSKREEGPSPGPSLALLAPPSVTIMPNLQLPVQVTLKQCEMGLAWDANSHTYQLNKMAVLTDRKFGCGLRPGFVPKCPSCSEAELGEFPSVVALTLPIQHFCAGSILNPWWILTSANCANLIKNSEALALVQAGLVDISKATYSVQTRQSLTHPNWLEHRDLHNLGLLQLEEPLEFGPFVAPVCLSDKADAIGDFRNCWLPGWSVLEGGPAVLLRHPLDILSVTSCDQLGEQLSNAIFCIKAQMGPEGVCTGDVGSPLICPDPQDGAWLQLGVLSSFDEACSRPYVFSSLPHYLPWLERTTKVAGYRYNRTVPWKHLRPTKNLRQLQKPETLAAWISAQLSLPWQVLIATCENQSCGGSILNRYWVLTTAQCVQQTFVPILLPVEFCKGNPETEEEEKAAGQCHHLNWLWLRRQVGRGSGQTEVGGAAPHLP comes from the exons ATGGAGCTTCTCCTTGGGCTCTCTGCCCTTTTCCAGTTGTTTTTGTCCTCCTCCACCACCT TCTGTAGCATCCGGCATCCCTGGACGAATTGGGACAAGTCTCCCTCCCCAGAAGAGAGAGAAGCCCTGGAAGCACCATGGTTAGTGAACATATTTGGCAATGGCAAAAGGTGCCAAGGAGTTGTCCTGAGCAGCTGGTGGATCCTGACAGCAGCCAACTGTTTCCTACTGAT GCAGCCGAGCAATGTAGAATTCACTGGCGCTCATGGTCGTTTCAGCACCAAGACAGTGAGCCAGTTCATTTCACACCGGGGTTTCAGCTCTTGGGATGCACCACCCAACAATGACCTGGGACTCATTCTGCTTGGCCAGCCAGTTGATTTAAGGAAGCCAGACATATGGCCAGCTTGTGTCATTCGGAAAGAAAAACCCTATGACACACAAGAGGAATGTAGGATTATTGAGCGGAGACACGACG GGTCCTTCAGATGGTCAGTGAAGGAGATCATTGTGCATACTTTGGTGACATCGGAATGTGCCAAGCAATGGCCTGACATAGGCAAATCATGGAACTTGTGTGTTTCAAGAGAGGCGTCTAATGACACAAACTGCATG GTGTCTGTAGGCAGTCCTGTGATTTGTCGTGACCCTGGCAGCGGGCACTGGGAGGTGATGGGTGTTGTGTCCCAGAGCTTACACGACTGCACAGCTCCTATCCTGGCTTCTCAGATTTTATCCCATTTGAAGTGGCTGAGTCAAGAAGGAGCACTTGGTCCACAACTGAAAGATAGCAAGACCACTAATGGTGAATTGTCTTCCCCAGCAATCACACCATTATATGCTCTGTCTGAAACAGAAGGAGAATTATCTTCAACAGCTGGAGAATCTGTAACATTCCCAACAGGCATAGTATTCACATCAACAGCACAAACAACCACACAAGTCCCACAAGCTTCTATAACACCCCCAATTGTGGAACAAGAATCTGAAGCATCTGAAGCAGTTGGACCTGTTGAACCATCAGAAGTAGCTTTGACATCCAACCCTCCACTGTTGGATTCTACCTTTACAAATGAACTCCCATCGCCAGAAGCTACAAAACCATTGACTGTAATACCTACAACTTCAGTGCACTCTACATCTTCACTCAATAGACTACAGTCAGTAGTCACAATAGTTGCAGCAGATAATCATGTAAATtttacaacaaccacaacaattcAGAAAACATCCACAACAACACAGTCCCTCCCCAATATCACAACACCCCATGTAACACTTACAACTACCAGACACTCCTCATTTTTATCATCTTCAACAACTGGACAGACATCTACAATGGCCAGAGAAACATCTTCTGTAGTGTCTTCCACACTTGAACATTTATCTTCTGCAACATCTACAATAGCACTAAAATCCACAACAATGCAGAAGTCGTCCACAACAACAGGGCAGTCATCCACAACAACAGGGCAGTTGTCCACAACAACAGGGCATTCGCCCACAACAACAGGGCAGTCGTCCACAACAGCAGGGCAGTCGTCCACAACAACAGGGCATTCGTCCACAACAACAGGGCATTCGCCCACAACAACAGGGCAGTCATCCACAACAGCAGGGCAGTCGTCCACAACAACCAGGCAGTCGTCCACAACAGCAGGGCAGTCGTCCACAACAACAGGGCAGTCGTCCACAACATCCTCTACAACCAACCAAATATCTGTAACATCCACAATACACTCAACAGAAATGTCAGCTGTTGTACCaccacatataataataatacctgctaCCACTTCACAGCCACAAACGCCTCCTTCAACAGCCGTAGCATCCATACCAGACACTTATATCAACCAAGGTGCTCCTGTTCATATTGTTGTAGCCAGGCCACAGTTCCCCAAGAGTAAACGCGAGGAAGGCCCATCTCCTGGCCCTTCCCTAGCATTACTTGCCCCACCTAGTGTAACCATAATGCCCAACTTGCAACTCCCTGTACAGGTGACGCTGAAACAGTGTGAGATGGGACTGGCATGGGATGCCAACTCCCATACCTACCAACTTAACAAGATGGCAGTTCTTACGGATCGCAAATTTG GATGTGGGCTGCGGCCTGGTTTTGTGCCCAAATGCCCAAGCTGCTCTGAGGCGGAGTTGGGGGAATTTCCCTCAGTTGTTGCCCTCACGCTGCCCATCCAGCATTTCTGTGCTGGCTCCATTCTCAACCCCTGGTGGATTTTAACCTCAGCCAACTGTGCCAACCTTAT AAAAAATTCAGAAGCTTTGGCCCTGGTGCAGGCTGGTCTAGTTGACATCTCCAAGGCAACGTACTCAGTGCAGACCCGCCAGTCTCTGACACACCCAAACTGGTTGGAGCACAGGGACCTTCACAACCTGGGCCTTTTGCAGTTGGAGGAGCCACTGGAATTTGGTCCCTTTGTTGCACCTGTGTGTCTCTCAGACAAGGCAGATGCAATAGGTGACTTCAGAAATTGTTGGCTACCAGGCTGGTCTGTGCTGGAAG GAGGCCCTGCCGTGCTGCTGAGACATCCCTTAGACATCCTGAGCGTCACCAGCTGCGACCAGCTTGGGGAGCAGCTCTCCAATGCCATATTCTGTATCAAGGCTCAAATGGGCCCGGAAGGAGTCTGCACG GGTGATGTGGGTTCTCCGCTGATCTGCCCTGACCCCCAGGATGgggcctggcttcagctgggggtGCTGAGCAGTTTTGATGAAGCCTGCTCTCGCCCCTATGTCTTCAGCAGTCTGCCCCACTACCTGCCCTGGTTGGAGAGGACCACAAAGGTTGCAGGGTATCGTTACAATCGCACAGTTCCTTGGAAACATCTGAGGCCTACAAAAAATCTTAGGCAGCTACAGAAACCAGAGA CCCTGGCTGCATGGATCTCAGCACAATTGTCCTTGCCCTGGCAAGTGCTCATCGCCACATGTGAGAATCAGAGCTGCGGGGGCTCAATTCTGAACCGCTACTGGGTGTTGACTACAGCACAGTGTGTTCAACAGAC ttttgtccccatcctgctCCCTGtggagttctgcaagggcaacccagagactgaggaggaggaaaaagcagcCGGCCAGTGCCATCACCTGAACTGGTTGTGGCTAAGAAGGCAGGTGGGTAGGGGctcagggcagactgaggttggtggggcagcgcCCCATTTGCCTTAA
- the LOC128405285 gene encoding uncharacterized protein LOC128405285 isoform X3: MELLLGLSALFQLFLSSSTTFCSIRHPWTNWDKSPSPEEREALEAPWLVNIFGNGKRCQGVVLSSWWILTAANCFLLMQPSNVEFTGAHGRFSTKTVSQFISHRGFSSWDAPPNNDLGLILLGQPVDLRKPDIWPACVIRKEKPYDTQEECRIIERRHDGSFRWSVKEIIVHTLVTSECAKQWPDIGKSWNLCVSREASNDTNCMVSVGSPVICRDPGSGHWEVMGVVSQSLHDCTAPILASQILSHLKWLSQEGALGPQLKDSKTTNGELSSPAITPLYALSETEGELSSTAGESVTFPTGIVFTSTAQTTTQVPQASITPPIVEQESEASEAVGPVEPSEVALTSNPPLLDSTFTNELPSPEATKPLTVIPTTSVHSTSSLNRLQSVVTIVAADNHVNFTTTTTIQKTSTTTQSLPNITTPHVTLTTTRHSSFLSSSTTGQTSTMARETSSVVSSTLEHLSSATSTIALKSTTMQKSSTTTGQSSTTTGQLSTTTGHSPTTTGQSSTTAGQSSTTTGHSSTTTGHSPTTTGQSSTTAGQSSTTTRQSSTTAGQSSTTTGQSSTTSSTTNQISVTSTIHSTEMSAVVPPHIIIIPATTSQPQTPPSTAVASIPDTYINQGAPVHIVVARPQFPKSKREEGPSPGPSLALLAPPSVTIMPNLQLPVQVTLKQCEMGLAWDANSHTYQLNKMAVLTDRKFGCGLRPGFVPKCPSCSEAELGEFPSVVALTLPIQHFCAGSILNPWWILTSANCANLIKNSEALALVQAGLVDISKATYSVQTRQSLTHPNWLEHRDLHNLGLLQLEEPLEFGPFVAPVCLSDKADAIGDFRNCWLPGWSVLEGGPAVLLRHPLDILSVTSCDQLGEQLSNAIFCIKAQMGPEGVCTGDVGSPLICPDPQDGAWLQLGVLSSFDEACSRPYVFSSLPHYLPWLERTTKVAGYRYNRTVPWKHLRPTKNLRQLQKPETLAAWISAQLSLPWQVLIATCENQSCGGSILNRYWVLTTAQCVQQTDPANIAVFVRLTHPKGHARGIHVAAIYPYEETAQHSLSGSSNVALLLLQKPIAFDQHVAAMAYFPKEPWDSCKVMGLQMMPSGEIGADSSAYQVKVLMPSDCAKEHPGVNPGMYCVVRNSSSYLPGAAVRVQPCCATWRPRA; encoded by the exons ATGGAGCTTCTCCTTGGGCTCTCTGCCCTTTTCCAGTTGTTTTTGTCCTCCTCCACCACCT TCTGTAGCATCCGGCATCCCTGGACGAATTGGGACAAGTCTCCCTCCCCAGAAGAGAGAGAAGCCCTGGAAGCACCATGGTTAGTGAACATATTTGGCAATGGCAAAAGGTGCCAAGGAGTTGTCCTGAGCAGCTGGTGGATCCTGACAGCAGCCAACTGTTTCCTACTGAT GCAGCCGAGCAATGTAGAATTCACTGGCGCTCATGGTCGTTTCAGCACCAAGACAGTGAGCCAGTTCATTTCACACCGGGGTTTCAGCTCTTGGGATGCACCACCCAACAATGACCTGGGACTCATTCTGCTTGGCCAGCCAGTTGATTTAAGGAAGCCAGACATATGGCCAGCTTGTGTCATTCGGAAAGAAAAACCCTATGACACACAAGAGGAATGTAGGATTATTGAGCGGAGACACGACG GGTCCTTCAGATGGTCAGTGAAGGAGATCATTGTGCATACTTTGGTGACATCGGAATGTGCCAAGCAATGGCCTGACATAGGCAAATCATGGAACTTGTGTGTTTCAAGAGAGGCGTCTAATGACACAAACTGCATG GTGTCTGTAGGCAGTCCTGTGATTTGTCGTGACCCTGGCAGCGGGCACTGGGAGGTGATGGGTGTTGTGTCCCAGAGCTTACACGACTGCACAGCTCCTATCCTGGCTTCTCAGATTTTATCCCATTTGAAGTGGCTGAGTCAAGAAGGAGCACTTGGTCCACAACTGAAAGATAGCAAGACCACTAATGGTGAATTGTCTTCCCCAGCAATCACACCATTATATGCTCTGTCTGAAACAGAAGGAGAATTATCTTCAACAGCTGGAGAATCTGTAACATTCCCAACAGGCATAGTATTCACATCAACAGCACAAACAACCACACAAGTCCCACAAGCTTCTATAACACCCCCAATTGTGGAACAAGAATCTGAAGCATCTGAAGCAGTTGGACCTGTTGAACCATCAGAAGTAGCTTTGACATCCAACCCTCCACTGTTGGATTCTACCTTTACAAATGAACTCCCATCGCCAGAAGCTACAAAACCATTGACTGTAATACCTACAACTTCAGTGCACTCTACATCTTCACTCAATAGACTACAGTCAGTAGTCACAATAGTTGCAGCAGATAATCATGTAAATtttacaacaaccacaacaattcAGAAAACATCCACAACAACACAGTCCCTCCCCAATATCACAACACCCCATGTAACACTTACAACTACCAGACACTCCTCATTTTTATCATCTTCAACAACTGGACAGACATCTACAATGGCCAGAGAAACATCTTCTGTAGTGTCTTCCACACTTGAACATTTATCTTCTGCAACATCTACAATAGCACTAAAATCCACAACAATGCAGAAGTCGTCCACAACAACAGGGCAGTCATCCACAACAACAGGGCAGTTGTCCACAACAACAGGGCATTCGCCCACAACAACAGGGCAGTCGTCCACAACAGCAGGGCAGTCGTCCACAACAACAGGGCATTCGTCCACAACAACAGGGCATTCGCCCACAACAACAGGGCAGTCATCCACAACAGCAGGGCAGTCGTCCACAACAACCAGGCAGTCGTCCACAACAGCAGGGCAGTCGTCCACAACAACAGGGCAGTCGTCCACAACATCCTCTACAACCAACCAAATATCTGTAACATCCACAATACACTCAACAGAAATGTCAGCTGTTGTACCaccacatataataataatacctgctaCCACTTCACAGCCACAAACGCCTCCTTCAACAGCCGTAGCATCCATACCAGACACTTATATCAACCAAGGTGCTCCTGTTCATATTGTTGTAGCCAGGCCACAGTTCCCCAAGAGTAAACGCGAGGAAGGCCCATCTCCTGGCCCTTCCCTAGCATTACTTGCCCCACCTAGTGTAACCATAATGCCCAACTTGCAACTCCCTGTACAGGTGACGCTGAAACAGTGTGAGATGGGACTGGCATGGGATGCCAACTCCCATACCTACCAACTTAACAAGATGGCAGTTCTTACGGATCGCAAATTTG GATGTGGGCTGCGGCCTGGTTTTGTGCCCAAATGCCCAAGCTGCTCTGAGGCGGAGTTGGGGGAATTTCCCTCAGTTGTTGCCCTCACGCTGCCCATCCAGCATTTCTGTGCTGGCTCCATTCTCAACCCCTGGTGGATTTTAACCTCAGCCAACTGTGCCAACCTTAT AAAAAATTCAGAAGCTTTGGCCCTGGTGCAGGCTGGTCTAGTTGACATCTCCAAGGCAACGTACTCAGTGCAGACCCGCCAGTCTCTGACACACCCAAACTGGTTGGAGCACAGGGACCTTCACAACCTGGGCCTTTTGCAGTTGGAGGAGCCACTGGAATTTGGTCCCTTTGTTGCACCTGTGTGTCTCTCAGACAAGGCAGATGCAATAGGTGACTTCAGAAATTGTTGGCTACCAGGCTGGTCTGTGCTGGAAG GAGGCCCTGCCGTGCTGCTGAGACATCCCTTAGACATCCTGAGCGTCACCAGCTGCGACCAGCTTGGGGAGCAGCTCTCCAATGCCATATTCTGTATCAAGGCTCAAATGGGCCCGGAAGGAGTCTGCACG GGTGATGTGGGTTCTCCGCTGATCTGCCCTGACCCCCAGGATGgggcctggcttcagctgggggtGCTGAGCAGTTTTGATGAAGCCTGCTCTCGCCCCTATGTCTTCAGCAGTCTGCCCCACTACCTGCCCTGGTTGGAGAGGACCACAAAGGTTGCAGGGTATCGTTACAATCGCACAGTTCCTTGGAAACATCTGAGGCCTACAAAAAATCTTAGGCAGCTACAGAAACCAGAGA CCCTGGCTGCATGGATCTCAGCACAATTGTCCTTGCCCTGGCAAGTGCTCATCGCCACATGTGAGAATCAGAGCTGCGGGGGCTCAATTCTGAACCGCTACTGGGTGTTGACTACAGCACAGTGTGTTCAACAGAC GGACCCAGCAAACATAGCTGTCTTTGTGAGGCTGACACACCCCAAGGGCCACGCCAGAGGCATCCATGTTGCTGCAATTTACCCTTATGAGGAGACGGCGCAGCACAGTCTCTCTGGCAGCTCCAACGTGGCTCTGCTGCTCCTCCAGAAGCCCATCGCCTTTGACCAACATGTGGCTGCTATGGCGTacttcccaaaggagccctggGATAGCTGCAAAGTGATGGGTCTACAAATGATGCCATCTG GTGAAATTGGGGCTGACTCCAGCGCATACCAAGTCAAGGTGCTGATGCCCTCAGACTGTGCCAAGGAACATCCTGGGGTCAATCCAGGCATGTACTGTGTTGTAAGAAATAGCTCTAGCTACCTTCCTGGTGCTGCT GTGAGGGTGCAGCCCTGCTGTGCCACTTGGAGGCCAAGAGCATGA
- the LOC128405285 gene encoding uncharacterized protein LOC128405285 isoform X1, which produces MELLLGLSALFQLFLSSSTTFCSIRHPWTNWDKSPSPEEREALEAPWLVNIFGNGKRCQGVVLSSWWILTAANCFLLMQPSNVEFTGAHGRFSTKTVSQFISHRGFSSWDAPPNNDLGLILLGQPVDLRKPDIWPACVIRKEKPYDTQEECRIIERRHDGSFRWSVKEIIVHTLVTSECAKQWPDIGKSWNLCVSREASNDTNCMVSVGSPVICRDPGSGHWEVMGVVSQSLHDCTAPILASQILSHLKWLSQEGALGPQLKDSKTTNGELSSPAITPLYALSETEGELSSTAGESVTFPTGIVFTSTAQTTTQVPQASITPPIVEQESEASEAVGPVEPSEVALTSNPPLLDSTFTNELPSPEATKPLTVIPTTSVHSTSSLNRLQSVVTIVAADNHVNFTTTTTIQKTSTTTQSLPNITTPHVTLTTTRHSSFLSSSTTGQTSTMARETSSVVSSTLEHLSSATSTIALKSTTMQKSSTTTGQSSTTTGQLSTTTGHSPTTTGQSSTTAGQSSTTTGHSSTTTGHSPTTTGQSSTTAGQSSTTTRQSSTTAGQSSTTTGQSSTTSSTTNQISVTSTIHSTEMSAVVPPHIIIIPATTSQPQTPPSTAVASIPDTYINQGAPVHIVVARPQFPKSKREEGPSPGPSLALLAPPSVTIMPNLQLPVQVTLKQCEMGLAWDANSHTYQLNKMAVLTDRKFGCGLRPGFVPKCPSCSEAELGEFPSVVALTLPIQHFCAGSILNPWWILTSANCANLIKNSEALALVQAGLVDISKATYSVQTRQSLTHPNWLEHRDLHNLGLLQLEEPLEFGPFVAPVCLSDKADAIGDFRNCWLPGWSVLEGGPAVLLRHPLDILSVTSCDQLGEQLSNAIFCIKAQMGPEGVCTGDVGSPLICPDPQDGAWLQLGVLSSFDEACSRPYVFSSLPHYLPWLERTTKVAGYRYNRTVPWKHLRPTKNLRQLQKPETLAAWISAQLSLPWQVLIATCENQSCGGSILNRYWVLTTAQCVQQTDPANIAVFVRLTHPKGHARGIHVAAIYPYEETAQHSLSGSSNVALLLLQKPIAFDQHVAAMAYFPKEPWDSCKVMGLQMMPSGEIGADSSAYQVKVLMPSDCAKEHPGVNPGMYCVVRNSSSYLPGAAVGEGAALLCHLEAKSMTWSQVGLMSEPFPGSQMVVLSSSITSYVDWIEKTSRQAKHQLFLPRGRAAACGPSSWMLLLILSLFREAELG; this is translated from the exons ATGGAGCTTCTCCTTGGGCTCTCTGCCCTTTTCCAGTTGTTTTTGTCCTCCTCCACCACCT TCTGTAGCATCCGGCATCCCTGGACGAATTGGGACAAGTCTCCCTCCCCAGAAGAGAGAGAAGCCCTGGAAGCACCATGGTTAGTGAACATATTTGGCAATGGCAAAAGGTGCCAAGGAGTTGTCCTGAGCAGCTGGTGGATCCTGACAGCAGCCAACTGTTTCCTACTGAT GCAGCCGAGCAATGTAGAATTCACTGGCGCTCATGGTCGTTTCAGCACCAAGACAGTGAGCCAGTTCATTTCACACCGGGGTTTCAGCTCTTGGGATGCACCACCCAACAATGACCTGGGACTCATTCTGCTTGGCCAGCCAGTTGATTTAAGGAAGCCAGACATATGGCCAGCTTGTGTCATTCGGAAAGAAAAACCCTATGACACACAAGAGGAATGTAGGATTATTGAGCGGAGACACGACG GGTCCTTCAGATGGTCAGTGAAGGAGATCATTGTGCATACTTTGGTGACATCGGAATGTGCCAAGCAATGGCCTGACATAGGCAAATCATGGAACTTGTGTGTTTCAAGAGAGGCGTCTAATGACACAAACTGCATG GTGTCTGTAGGCAGTCCTGTGATTTGTCGTGACCCTGGCAGCGGGCACTGGGAGGTGATGGGTGTTGTGTCCCAGAGCTTACACGACTGCACAGCTCCTATCCTGGCTTCTCAGATTTTATCCCATTTGAAGTGGCTGAGTCAAGAAGGAGCACTTGGTCCACAACTGAAAGATAGCAAGACCACTAATGGTGAATTGTCTTCCCCAGCAATCACACCATTATATGCTCTGTCTGAAACAGAAGGAGAATTATCTTCAACAGCTGGAGAATCTGTAACATTCCCAACAGGCATAGTATTCACATCAACAGCACAAACAACCACACAAGTCCCACAAGCTTCTATAACACCCCCAATTGTGGAACAAGAATCTGAAGCATCTGAAGCAGTTGGACCTGTTGAACCATCAGAAGTAGCTTTGACATCCAACCCTCCACTGTTGGATTCTACCTTTACAAATGAACTCCCATCGCCAGAAGCTACAAAACCATTGACTGTAATACCTACAACTTCAGTGCACTCTACATCTTCACTCAATAGACTACAGTCAGTAGTCACAATAGTTGCAGCAGATAATCATGTAAATtttacaacaaccacaacaattcAGAAAACATCCACAACAACACAGTCCCTCCCCAATATCACAACACCCCATGTAACACTTACAACTACCAGACACTCCTCATTTTTATCATCTTCAACAACTGGACAGACATCTACAATGGCCAGAGAAACATCTTCTGTAGTGTCTTCCACACTTGAACATTTATCTTCTGCAACATCTACAATAGCACTAAAATCCACAACAATGCAGAAGTCGTCCACAACAACAGGGCAGTCATCCACAACAACAGGGCAGTTGTCCACAACAACAGGGCATTCGCCCACAACAACAGGGCAGTCGTCCACAACAGCAGGGCAGTCGTCCACAACAACAGGGCATTCGTCCACAACAACAGGGCATTCGCCCACAACAACAGGGCAGTCATCCACAACAGCAGGGCAGTCGTCCACAACAACCAGGCAGTCGTCCACAACAGCAGGGCAGTCGTCCACAACAACAGGGCAGTCGTCCACAACATCCTCTACAACCAACCAAATATCTGTAACATCCACAATACACTCAACAGAAATGTCAGCTGTTGTACCaccacatataataataatacctgctaCCACTTCACAGCCACAAACGCCTCCTTCAACAGCCGTAGCATCCATACCAGACACTTATATCAACCAAGGTGCTCCTGTTCATATTGTTGTAGCCAGGCCACAGTTCCCCAAGAGTAAACGCGAGGAAGGCCCATCTCCTGGCCCTTCCCTAGCATTACTTGCCCCACCTAGTGTAACCATAATGCCCAACTTGCAACTCCCTGTACAGGTGACGCTGAAACAGTGTGAGATGGGACTGGCATGGGATGCCAACTCCCATACCTACCAACTTAACAAGATGGCAGTTCTTACGGATCGCAAATTTG GATGTGGGCTGCGGCCTGGTTTTGTGCCCAAATGCCCAAGCTGCTCTGAGGCGGAGTTGGGGGAATTTCCCTCAGTTGTTGCCCTCACGCTGCCCATCCAGCATTTCTGTGCTGGCTCCATTCTCAACCCCTGGTGGATTTTAACCTCAGCCAACTGTGCCAACCTTAT AAAAAATTCAGAAGCTTTGGCCCTGGTGCAGGCTGGTCTAGTTGACATCTCCAAGGCAACGTACTCAGTGCAGACCCGCCAGTCTCTGACACACCCAAACTGGTTGGAGCACAGGGACCTTCACAACCTGGGCCTTTTGCAGTTGGAGGAGCCACTGGAATTTGGTCCCTTTGTTGCACCTGTGTGTCTCTCAGACAAGGCAGATGCAATAGGTGACTTCAGAAATTGTTGGCTACCAGGCTGGTCTGTGCTGGAAG GAGGCCCTGCCGTGCTGCTGAGACATCCCTTAGACATCCTGAGCGTCACCAGCTGCGACCAGCTTGGGGAGCAGCTCTCCAATGCCATATTCTGTATCAAGGCTCAAATGGGCCCGGAAGGAGTCTGCACG GGTGATGTGGGTTCTCCGCTGATCTGCCCTGACCCCCAGGATGgggcctggcttcagctgggggtGCTGAGCAGTTTTGATGAAGCCTGCTCTCGCCCCTATGTCTTCAGCAGTCTGCCCCACTACCTGCCCTGGTTGGAGAGGACCACAAAGGTTGCAGGGTATCGTTACAATCGCACAGTTCCTTGGAAACATCTGAGGCCTACAAAAAATCTTAGGCAGCTACAGAAACCAGAGA CCCTGGCTGCATGGATCTCAGCACAATTGTCCTTGCCCTGGCAAGTGCTCATCGCCACATGTGAGAATCAGAGCTGCGGGGGCTCAATTCTGAACCGCTACTGGGTGTTGACTACAGCACAGTGTGTTCAACAGAC GGACCCAGCAAACATAGCTGTCTTTGTGAGGCTGACACACCCCAAGGGCCACGCCAGAGGCATCCATGTTGCTGCAATTTACCCTTATGAGGAGACGGCGCAGCACAGTCTCTCTGGCAGCTCCAACGTGGCTCTGCTGCTCCTCCAGAAGCCCATCGCCTTTGACCAACATGTGGCTGCTATGGCGTacttcccaaaggagccctggGATAGCTGCAAAGTGATGGGTCTACAAATGATGCCATCTG GTGAAATTGGGGCTGACTCCAGCGCATACCAAGTCAAGGTGCTGATGCCCTCAGACTGTGCCAAGGAACATCCTGGGGTCAATCCAGGCATGTACTGTGTTGTAAGAAATAGCTCTAGCTACCTTCCTGGTGCTGCT gtAGGTGAGGGTGCAGCCCTGCTGTGCCACTTGGAGGCCAAGAGCATGACATGGAGCCAGGTTGGCTTGATGAGTGAGCCCTTTCCGGGATCCCAGATGGTTGTTCTGTCCTCCAGCATCACCTCCTATGTGGACTGGATAGAAAAAACGTCCAGACAAGCCAAGCACCAATTATTCCTGCCCCGTGGGAGAGCAGCAGCCTGTGGACCAAGTAGCTGGATGCTCCTCCTGATCCTCTCATTGTTTAGGGAGGCAGAGTTAGGCTGA